The Lolium rigidum isolate FL_2022 chromosome 2, APGP_CSIRO_Lrig_0.1, whole genome shotgun sequence genomic interval TGCGCGTGGGCACAATCCTAATAGACCCGAAGAGACGTGCCTCCGCCGACATGCGGCAAGCTAGGGTTTCTTGTGCACCAAGGCTAGGTTTCAGTTGGGTATGTATCAAGGGCAGTTCATTCAATTCACTCCTCGAGCTTTTCCACGAATTctcgaaagaaaagaaaataagtcAAAACTGTAAATAATATAGTCACCAAATTAAAACCGTGCCAAAAAAGGAAGGTCAAACTAATAGAGGGCCAATTCTAGAGGTACCAATTAAATAggggtaaaaataaataaaaaattaccATAACTGGCGGCGCCGTCTCCTCCAAAAAAAAATCTGCCCCGTCGCAAATCCACTCATTCCAAAATGGCGGGTCAGATCGATCCTTGTTTCCCAAAACCGCAAGCCTCCTGCGTAATCTGTATTCCCATGGCTGCTTGATTTCTTACCTACCGAGCTCCCTATATGAGCCTCCGTGTTGAGCCTCAGCAACATCCGGTGGATTtcctcaaaggaagaagaacgtcGGCTGCTGGATGAATTACGCTACTTGCCTGCTCATGTGCGCTTCCTGCTGCTTGCCTGCTTCTATTTCAGTTTACTTTGCATTGAGTTTCAACTTTCAAGTCAGTCAGACTAGTCATTGTGTGTATGCTAAACTACAGCCCGTTTGTTGGATTCTATTATGTTCATGTCCAGTTTTGTGTTAATTATCTTGGCTAGTTTTTGTTGTTTACTGTCATTACTGACGGTAAATGCTGGCCAAATTTTCTGCCTCTGTCGAAGTTTTTCTTTGTGTGGAAGCTGCCTCTGTCCAGCTAATGCGCAAGTATCCCAGCCCAGCCCACTGACCTAGCTAGCAGGCCAGCCCAGTACTTCGGTCCGATTGCTCCAAAACCGATGACCAAACAGAACGATCGGGGCACCGATCTCTTTTATTGCTTCATTTAAGTGTAGATATGGACACATTAATGGCGTTTAATAAAAAAAATATCACCATATATCTTTTAGTACTtcatataaaagtttattttctatatGCTTGGTTTTTCGTATGATATTTAACATAAAGGAAACTCTTCAATGTACATGCGTAATGACAAGATTGGCACGGTGAGTCATGCAACAATTTGAGCAGTCATTTGGAAAGAGTTCCCACGATAACACCACCATTAATGAGTATAGGCTGTCCATCGCTTGCTTTATTTGTCACATATGCCTATCCTCCGCTCATACTTTTGGAGGTATTTAAGTTTGAACTTTATGCCTTAACTTAATTGATAAGCATATATACCCCCATACCTTCTTCCTTATGGGTATCCTGTGATTCAGAACTAGCCTACTCTTCTATCTTTCTATCCTTCTGTCCTCCTAATACCCACCTCCATGGAACCCGGTCAATTCCATGCCTATAACTTTTCCTATCTGATACTTCGAGAGTTGTTCTTTCGCTtggttgtttgttttgaaattgagTCTTCCCTTTCCAGGGAGATAATAGCCTTTTGGTTGTGGCTCCAAGGAAATAGCCAGGCTGCTTTCCTTTTGAGCATCGAGTCTTTTGATGATGACCATTTTCATGTGATTGTTTCTGGTGCAAAACCTTTTGTTGAGATTCTCCATTTTGAGTTTGATGGCTCAGATCCTAGATCTGTACCGAGAAATCACTTTCGGAGGGAAGCTATTGAAGGGATTTCTTTCTACCTCAACAAAGTTTGTTATGAGGCCTTACAAGTTCTTCAAGAAAGAGCAAATATGAACTTTTTCCATAATCAGACGGCACATCTGTACCAAAAATCCTATGGAGAATTCATGAATGATAGGGTTCCTATATGCTCGGTAAGACTAGGGTGGATATTTTGTTATCCAAGATCTGATCTGTAACTAGTTTAAAGTTtgttccctttgtgattttccttGTCATCTATGCAGATGACAGATCTACACAGAGAGGCATATGGCAATTCCATGAATGACCAGGTTCCTTTGAGCTCGGTAAGACTAAAGTAAATCTGTAGATCTGCTAATAGTATGTCAAGTATTTTTCTCGTTTCTGTGATTTACCAAGTCATCTATGCAGAAGCACCTTCTGACCAAGATCAAGGCTTTGTATGCTAACACTCAAAATCATCATGGTGGAGAAGGCACAAGTTCTAGAAATCTGCATCTTCAAACAAGTCATATGCTCCTTCAAGATATAAAGGGAGTATACGAGTGTCAGCCAACCTCCCGTTTGGTGACATTGTTTGATAACTTGAGCTTCAGAGAGAGGCATGATAATCCAGTAAGAATGTCATCTATGTATTCTTGTTACAAATCATTAATCATTATTTGCATCGTTTTATTTTTATACATGAGACTTGATAGCTTTCATGCAATATATTGCAGTACCTAGCATAATGAAAGTGTATATTTCTATGCAGATCATGCAGCAGCTATCTGACGTTCCACGTGATGAGAGAACTTTGTTTGTAACATTTTCCAATGGCTACCCACTGACCAAAGATGAACTGCACgattttttcatgaggtatgtcTGTCATTTGAGGTTATATTATATACGTAAATTAACCGTTTGTGTTTTGAGAATGGTATGGTTGTTGATCTCTGGTAATATATACGCCAGACGTGCATTTCAGAATCCCGGTGATTTGATGTGATGCGTAATAATAGAAAAACATAAAAGGATAAATATagatttcaatttttttgttatTAGACATTAATAGCATTGAGTTGTTAGGCTAAACTACATCCTCCTTCAGGTCCACAAAGAAATGTCATTTCAGTCCTAGGTGTAGTCAACTTTTGATACTTCGACTGAATAGTTGAAGgtcatatatttatatatattgGTCCCTATATTTAGTTGATAAATATTGTATGTTTTTATGTACTTACATTTCACAAATATGCTATAATACTTGGTTGTGAAAGTTGCATTCGAAGACCTTGTCGATGTCCAAAGCGACATTCATATTTGAGAATCGCTGCAAGTAAATTAAGCAATTCACATGCATACACAGGCTGTTAATAATAACCATTACGTAAACTTCTGCATCAGGAAATATAATTTGTATGCTCGTGTGCAGCATTAAATAATCGATTTAGATGAAAGGCTACTAGAACAATCAACATCTTGAAGTCCGCCCACTGAACCTTATTAGTATGAACTGGAACAAGTTACAGACACCAATGACACTAGAAAAGTACAACAATGACACTAGAAAAGTACACCAATGACACTAGAAAAGTAAGTCTGTTACCAATGTAGTTTGATTTTTTAAGCGATATGAAGATGAATGTTCTGATGTTTTTTTAAAGACGTGTGTAGCTCCTGAGGTTGTAAATTTGATTTGATGGTTAGTAGTAGATATGAATGACATAAGAGATAGTAAACTTTATCTACAGTTGACTGAATCATTGCAGTAGTTTCACCTATGTGGCTGCTGATTTTATCAGTTTATTTTGTAACTTTTTTGCGAGTGAGTATTGTTATACTAATTTCTTTTATCACAGGCACTATGGAGATGTTGAAGAGATAACAGTGGAAGAACCAATTGGAAACAAACAACCCTTATACGCACACGTTATATTTTACTCACAGGTGACGCTCTTCCGTGTCCTTGATGGGAACTTGAGAGTCAAGTTCATGACGAGGGGAAAACATCTGTGGGCTCGTCAGTATGTGCCTAAGAAAAAGAATACTAAATCATGATGAGCAAAATCCGACTCGTTAGTATTGATATCCTATCCCAAGCATCTCTGAAGCATTGGAAAAAATGTACTTCTATAATTACTCTTGTGCAGTCTGCACCTTACTACTCTTTTGTAATCTAGATTTATGGCCATTGTTCTGAACTTCAAATGTATGGCATTGTAATCACTCAAATTTGTACGTGTTAAGGGTTGCAAATCAATACTTTTGGTATGACAGTATTTACATTTGAATTTATTCTTGGAAACCTATTCTAGTGTATGGTAGTTACTGTGTGAGGCTTAAATGGTAAGCTCATTTAGCTAAATTTAGACTCTGTACGGATGAATGAAGCACTGAATAAATGGTTCACATAACGGGCAAGAGTGAGTACACATCTTTTTTGTTTAAGATAAGGGTTACCCCCGATTTCATTTAAAAAAACCAAGTCTACAATATTTTCCACCTCACCCACAACCACCAAGAGTTCTCCCTAGGAAAGAGGTAAAAGGAAGAACTCTTGGTGGTTGTGTACTCACTCACAGTGAGTGCACATCTGTTTGGTCGTCCATGTTTTCCTTTTAGATTGAACTGGTTCAGCATGCTCCAGCAAGATATAGGTCTCGTCCATGTTGATCCGTGTGCGGTGACACCATTAAAACAGGTGATTAGTATGCTCGTACACTGCCGGGCAATGATTCCTAGGTACCCGAACAgattaaattaaaaaaaaaagaggtggTGTCGCCACTATCAATTTTAGGAAGGGGATAACAAATACTAGTAGGGGATAGTGAGAAATACTGAGGTTGGTTAATTCGATGGCCTTTTCCTGGGTCATAGGAAAAAGCCTACAATGGACATGACTGCTTACTTCGATCTAGGAGAAAATTTCGGTCCAACCAAAAATATTACGGGTAGTTCAGAATTTTGAGGCCCACAAAAATATCAGGAATATTGATAATTTCCTATATATTTTTACGAGATTTAAGCGGGGCATGAAGTGTGGTAATTAACATACCAGCATGCAAGTGGTCCACTAGACATTGAGACAGTCCCGTGTAATCAAATATATAGCATGGTAGCGACCTATGTTATGAAAGGTTCCATTATTTATTTGTGGCTGGGAGAGTCCAAAATCCATCTTGAGCAGACTGGTTCAGATGAGTAGATTCCGTTCTAATTCAAGCCTACATGCTTCAATTAGGCAAAATGGATAGGAAGCGCCTAAGTTCCACCATCTTCAGTCAGACCATCTCCACCAGGCGATACTTTTTGCGTGCAACTCCTCGTATTTCCAAATCCCAAGAAGTAAACTATTGACAAATGCCACGGCACATAGTTACTTCATACTACTAATCAAGTGGATCTCAACACAACCTACCTCCCTTCGATTGATTTGGGCATCTGAGTGGCGAGACTGACGTTAGAGCGTGAGGTGCGTGATGCCATCGGCGTGAAGAATGCGCATCTAGCGATGGCGGCTTGGCGTGGGATGGTAGCCTACAATGCCTGGGAGGTGCCTCACTAGCGAAGGCCAGTGGGGGCTGTAACGTAGGTCACCGGGTCACCGGGGTTGCAGCCAAGGTTGAGATGATGTGATGTGGGGTTGGTTGTATGTAGAGATAATAATAGTAGTACTAGCAATGATTGAGATGGACACATTTTACTTCATGAATGTGTGTTACCGACCGGGATAATTCTACTATGTTAACTCGGCAAACATTGCATTTTTTACATGTGTTAATGTGGTAATACTTTGTTTGAATGTATCCATCCTAGATGCATGGAGCATATGCTCTTTATTTTTTTATGGTTTTATATGTTGGCTGATAATTTTGCAGGGAATGAATTAAATAGTCATCTTATCATCAAAAGAAATATATATGTCCATAGTTTGTTTTAGAAGATGGTTGAGAAGTTCACATATATCCAAGATAATGAATTCTCAAAGGATTAGGATAAGGAACAATCGTTGGGCAAAATGGGTCACATGGTTGTAATCATGTTCATTGTGCATGCCTCAGATCACATGTTGATATGCCTGAGTAGTTAAATATGCATGAAAGTGCACATGGCCCAATAAAAAATGCCACTTGTGGTCATTTCATGGACACTTATTACTAATACACCAACTAACACTTTTGACAGTCTAACAATACAAATC includes:
- the LOC124689387 gene encoding uncharacterized protein LOC124689387; amino-acid sequence: MNFFHNQTAHLYQKSYGEFMNDRVPICSMTDLHREAYGNSMNDQVPLSSKHLLTKIKALYANTQNHHGGEGTSSRNLHLQTSHMLLQDIKGVYECQPTSRLVTLFDNLSFRERHDNPIMQQLSDVPRDERTLFVTFSNGYPLTKDELHDFFMRKYNLYARVQH